From the Aptenodytes patagonicus chromosome 25, bAptPat1.pri.cur, whole genome shotgun sequence genome, the window TGACCTGCTGAAGCAGACAGAGGGATTGAGAGAGCTCTATGGCAACTTCAAGCTCAGTTAAAACCTCGAAGTAAAGCACTGGTTAACCCTTGCTGCTTTCTTACAACCTCTTAAACTGATGGGAAAGAGTCATCACCCCCTTTGGAGGATGCAAGCAGGCACAGTGACTTTGGGGGGCTCTGCGATGTCCCTTCctagcaatttaaatgaaattcaatGCTTTATTACCTTATTTTAATCCAATCATCCACATTTTGGCTTGCCATCAGCGTCTCCAGATAGTCTCTCCCCATATAGTAAGGCGGCCGCTCGTTAATCTTCTGAGGTAGGTGCTCTAATAAGCCAACTGGAATGTACCTGCAATGAAATGTAATGGCAGTGTGCGCTACTGTTCAAATGGTACAGGCTTGCTGCGTTAAAGATCCTCTCAGCTGGGGAGAATTACCTGCACAGGAACGAGAGCCATTCCAGCAGGAACTTCCTGGTCTTCTCCACTCCCTGAGTATCCGACCCCCAGTGCTCAAGGCCATAGTTGGTGAAGTCTTTGAGGATATCAAATCTCTCGCTGGAGGAGATATCCCAGTGCCTCTGTTCCTTAATTTCAGTGAAAAGCCACGGTTTGATGAGCGCCCCCCTGTAgccaaaaaaaaatgtgcattgtTATTCCCATGACTGATGCTTCTGAATATGCCAACTAATTTAAGAGACTTTCCAGCACTTATTTGCCAGCCAATGctgctttagggttttttttttttcaatttcaacAGAAAGCTGCTGTAAGTTCCCACAGATGCAAACTGCTTTTACCAAGTTTCAAAGAGGAGTTTCACCAAGAGGAAACTTCTCATGGTTTGGGCTTGTTTAgacatttttttaatccctttttcaCTCTTGCACCAATAGAGCTCAGAAGCAAAGGGGAAACACAGGCACTTGCCTTGCAATCATAATTCCCGAAACGCCCATCTGCATGGCTCGATTAGCATCTTCGTAAGACAAAATATCACCATTTCCTGCccagaaggaagggagaagcCAGAGGTCAAAGTCATACACGAGGGCAAGTCAAAATGAGTTTATCCAGGCATGGGATAAAATTCAAAATGGACACAGGGTCCGAGAGCCAGATTGTCCAAAGAGGTTCTGGGGCTCATGTTTAGAGACTCCCAGGGATGTTTCTGATTAATGTTCCCCTTACAAGGAAAAggagagccttctcctctcttcttttccacTCCCAACTCCTACCCTGAAGGTTTAGCTGGGGCTGTCTGTGTCACAGTGCCCAAGGGAGAAAACACCTGCTAAAAACAAAGTGTTTTGTGTCCTGCCTGTCCCTTCCCCTCCTACTCTGCTCAGTGCTCGTCACGCCTGGCCCCAAGCACACGAGCAGATCTGGGCTGCACAAGAGCTGCTGGTAACTCACTCCATGTCATCAGCAGTAGCAGGGATACTCCAACCTTTCCCCCAGGCTAAATGTCCTTGTgagcctgttttttttccttttttaaagatatttcaaatcAAACATACGGCACTTTCAGTCCACAtgacaaaacaacaaaaaacacctaCCAAAAAGAGGCATGGGGCTTGCTATTTTAGCACATTCTGCTATGTAGTCCCAGTCAGCACCCCTCGTGTACCGCTGTTCCCTGGATCGGCCGTGAAGCTGGGGAAGAAAGTCACAGTGAGACCTCACCGAATGCCCCGGAGGAGGCAGGGCAGAACAGGAGCGCTGGAGGAAGGTGCTTCAGCAAAGGCAATGACACCAGGCTGGGGTAAAGGATCCCTCTGGATCTACAGCCCAGCCAGTTGTTAACAGACCAGGCTGCGGGAGTGATGAGCAGAGCTGAGAACGGGCTGGATGCTTTCTGAGTAACGTTTCAGCTATTTGCAAGCCAGAGCAAGAAGCGACTGTTCACAGTGAAAGGGAATATTCACTGCGGGCAGAAACTACTCATCCCCATGCAAGTGAGATGGTCCCATCACTTCCCCAGCCCTGCTATAACAAGGCTTATTTGGCTGAAATCTCTGTTCCAGAGCACTGCAGGAACCGTCTCCCTTTGTAATGGAAACAAGGCTCAGGAGCACCTAGGAAAATGCTCTCTGCATCTGAATTTTTCTCTGTTATTAGCAGAAAACACTAAAAGGTAGTAGGCAGCTGGTCAAAGGTGTTTGAAAGAGTTGCTCAGCTGTGGGGAAGGGTAAGGTCACCCCCACGTCGTGCTCTAGGCTGACATGCAAGCAGAGTTCCCCAGACACCAGCCAACAATCTCACGCCACAGCAAGTATCCCTGTACCGTGACCATGGATGCTCCCCACTCCCGGATCTTGGGGATTATTTTATGAGCCACATTAATCTTTTCTTGCACTCCCGTCCGTATCTTCACAGTCAGTGGGACATCCAGCACCTGCAGAAATGGGAGAGTGAGGCCAGGCTGAGGCAGGAGTTGGCTCCATCAGCTCATCTCCCGGTGCCAGCAGGTGCTCTGACTCACCGAGTTCATCCCTCGGACGATCTGTTCAAACTTGTTGGACCGAGTCATCAGAGCACAGCCTCCTCCCTGGGGGACAAAAAGTGGCACACTCAAGGCTTTCTGCCTCCTCGTATAGCGAAGAGCCTCCTTGGAGCTGCTCAACAGCAGCCCTCTACTCAAGGGGATGCAGGTAAGACTTGGAGAAAGGGGActcttcaacaaaaaaaaaaacccccacagccCTTTTCCCTCCCAACTTCTGCCCCCTGCCAGGCAGAGACAGCTAACCGTTCCCTGCTTCATAAATGAAGCATAGTGCCCATAAATGAACTGGGAGCTCTGGATCAGACTGGCAGGAGCAGATCGGGCAGCAGGGGATTGAGGCAAAAGACAGGCGTCTACTGAAGGAAGCAAAACGTGCTGCAGAACGCCTTCTTACCTTCTTGTAGACCAGGTCAATGGGACACCCGACATTGATGTCTACAAAGTCCACTTCAATTGTCTGGTTCAGGAGCTCTGCACATTTGGTCATCGTGTCTGGAAACGCTCCCTCCAGCTACCAAAGGGGGACAGGTTGCATGAGTTCAAGAAGCAGCTTTTCTCCTCAGAAGTGAGTTATCATTTATTTGGTTATCAAGATGACAGCACTCACCTGCACCCCAAAAATATCTTCAGTATGATGCCGTTTGAGGAGAGCCCACTCGGAGGACTGGCCCTGAAGCAGGTTTGTGCACACAGCCATCTCTCCACAGGTGACGTCTGCCCCGAAGCGCTTGCATATCCTTCGAAAAGGGAGGTTACCGCACTGAAAGAGACAGCGGAGAGATGGTTTGTCAGGAGATTTGCTCTGCTCCAAACGTGGCAACGGCAAATTTTGACAGAAGGAGAGAATTATCTACCTACCGTGGTCAGTGGAGCCAAGTAGAGCTTGCCTTGGATTTCCAACTGGAAAACAACAAGGACGGAGGAGCATGTTAGCAGAGCTGAACCAGCAGCGGTTAAACAGGAAGATATTCCAGTTAGCAATTTTATCACTTGCTTTGGGTAAAACTCAGTAGGAAATCCAGGAAATCACTGCTTTTGTTCGAGAACCTCAACTATTCCCTGAGAACGTATCGTTTGGATAAAAGAACCAGAAACTTGAACCacttaatttgttttcactgctCAGCTTGGAGAAAACTCAAAGCGGTTACAGGGATGCAAGACTGGCTAAGGGATGCAAGGATGGAGGtggcgaggagaggaaggaagcaaTGCTCTCACCCCAGGAGAGCACCGTGCAGTACACACAAACCAACCAGCCCCAGCCTCGGCTCTCCTTGCAGATCATATCCACCCTCACGGACAActcagcccctgctctccttcaCGTGCAAGGGGCTGCAGCTTCTTTTGGTTCTCACCCCTCCAAGGATGCCACCACAGCCCCAAGAGCTCACCTTCCTGCATCCTTCCCCTCATGACAGTAACGTGGTCCCCAGGCAGCTCtgtcctctgcctgcctctcacCCAGCTGAGAGGTCTCTTCTGTCTTCCCAAGCACAATCTTAACCACTTGACAGGTACACAAGAGACGGCAGCCCTCGACCAAACTCTCACCTTCTTCTTCTCACATGACCGCAGCTTTATAATGTCTTCATCTGTCACCGGGCCCACTGTTTTGACGGGGGAAGCCTCCTCACCACCCGTGGGGCCAGGACTCTGCAAGGTGTCTGGTTTGGGATCTTCTCCCTGCTCCGGTAGCACAGGACATCCTGGGCTGTCTCCCAGACCCTCCTGGGGTGTTGTGCAGTTGGACACCTCTTGCTCCTCTGTAGAGCGCCCCGTGGCTTtgcctcccttcccaccattgCCGTGGGGCTTGGCCAGACCACGGAGGTACTCGTCAGCCTTCTTGAAGAGAAACTTCCTCTTACGCAGCTGGTGCTGGAGGTCCTTGGAGAGGTTGTTCCTCACCAGTGACTTCCCTTCCCACTGCTTGGCCAGGTCTGTGTTGACGATGTTCTGGTAGCCATCCCCGAGGTGGGCCTGGGCAAAGCGGCAGGTGACGCCGTAAATGCACTTGCCGAAGGTTTCGAAGAGCACGCAGCTGCGCCCCAGGTCAGCCGGCTTCACGGCCATGTACTCGCCGATATCATGAAGGAAGCGGCACTGCGAGCCGAAGTAGCACTTCTCTGCACACCCCTTAAAACAATAAAGAGGAGGTTAAAACCTCTGCCCTCCGCTTGCCTGCCTGGGCATGCCGGTACCTTCCAGCACAAGCGAGGTGAGCCTGGGTCTGCCCTGGCCCACAGAGGGGCCAGAACTGCTCTGAGCACCCATCGCTCCCCGGGTGATGTCGGGTGCCCCATGAAACGCTCCCAGGAAGCTGACTGCTGGAACGTGCTGCAGAAAGGCAGTGACGTACACACTCGAGGGGACATTTCAGCGCTACCGCTTCAGGGAAGCTGACACTTTACTTGTCCCGCTCAGCTCATCCCGCTTCACCCTCTCCCAGCCAGCCAACGGAGGTGGTTTTGCCAGCACAGCCCCCTGCTACGCTCTCCCTGCTGGGAGTTTGCCCTGGTGCGGCTCTATCTTCAATGTGCTTTCctagacttaaaaataaatgcagcccTTGAGGAGGAAGAGTCTACCGGGGTCCCAAATTCCCCACCCCAGAGCAGTACGGAGCAGGGCCCCCGCGCCCTACCTGCGTTACCGACGGGCACAGCCTTCTCTGCTCGTAGTGGTTGGGTTTCATACACGGCCTGCTCTTGTTCTGCCCCCGGGCCCGCTTCCGCTCCGCGGGCTCCTTCTCCGCTGCTCCAGCATCTTCTCGTCTTTCCCCGTCCTGACCGAGGTCCTCTGACCTCACCCGTTTGGCAGGGGGCTCGTTCTGGCAGCTGccgacctcctcctcctcctccttctcctcgacctcatcctcatcctcctcctccttgcccctGCCGTCCACCCGGCCACCGGGCTCGCCCCTGGCCCGCAGGTAGGCATGGAACTGCTCCTTGGAGGCGAGGAACCTGTGGAGACACGGCACCCGTGTGACCCCAGCGACGGCGGGGAGCAGAGTGCCCGGGGAGatgggggggagcggggagatgGGGGGGAGCGGTCTgcctgcggggagggggggggctgccgggggggtgGCAGGGCCGGGCACGGGACTGGGCATGTACCGGGGGGGGGTTATGGAGGGGCCGGGCACGTACCGGGAGGGGTTATGTGGGGGCCGGGCACGTACCGGGAGGGGTTATGGAGGGGCCGGGCACGTACCGGGAGGGGTTATGTGGGGGCCGGGCACGTACCGGGAGGGGTTATGGAGGGGCCGGGCACGTACCGGGAGGGGTTATGTGGGGGCCGGGCACGTACCGGGAGGGGTTATggaggggcagggccggggcggccTTGGGCCCGCACTCACCGGGCGCGGACCGGCGCCACCCCTGCCGCcacagccgccgccgccgccatgctgCCGCACGCGGCGATgacgcgggggcggggcgggaccaCGTGACAGGGGCGCGAGTCTGGCGGGGCGGGTATAAAAGGCCCGGCTGAGGCCACGCCGCCTCACAGCGGCGGGCGGGGTGGGCCGGGGCGGGTCCGGTCCGGTTCAGTTCAGCGCCTGGGCGCCCCGGCCGGGCTCTGCGAGGGGCGGCAGCGCCGCTGAGGGCCGTCTCTGTCCGTCTGTGGGAGGCCATGAGCCCTCTGGGCTTGCTGGAGGGGGACCGGGGCCTGTCTGCTGGGGAAGGGCCTGGCCCTGGGGGCGGGCAGTCCCGCTGCCCCGGGGAGCGCCCGAGCTCGGGGCCGGTTGAGggcctgcctgcagccccccccccccatgtcagGGCTACCTGAGTGGGGAGAGGAGGCCCGCGTGTGGCCCTTGCACCTGGGAGAGGTGTCATCCCTTCTTGTGGCTCCTCTCTGTTTTGGGGCACCTCCTGGTTGGCATCCTGTGATGGACCCAGGATTAACACCAGCTGCTGTCCCAGGCCTCGCTCTCCAGTGGGAACAGGGCTAGTCGTGGCTTgagggacaggaaaaaaacacaccatGGGCCTTTGTCTCATGACTTCTGAGGGGTTCTGTGGTTTGGGGGAGAGGGTTTGGCTCTTCTGCCTCTTCATAGCTGtcagctggaggagatggagctcCCCGCAGAGATGCGGGGCacttggtgtgggttttttgtatgtttgggggtttttattgAAGCAGTAAATGCAAGGCCTGGTTGCTAGGCGCTCAGTCTAAACTGAGGGGATGAGCCATCTCCCATTGCACAGAGCTGTAAATCTGCCTTACGGCTGTCCCATGGGCAGGATTTTGTTGTGGCTGCTCCAGCAACAAGATTTTCTGTATTATTctttggaaacattttcaagCTCAACCCAGCTGAGGTGCAGGAGGGTTTTGTCTTTCCACCACTGGTAGCCCATGGGAAGAACTGGTCTGTGCTCCTCACGGCAGGCTGTGTGCCATCGTGCTATCCTCCTGCTGTGGACAGGCTGCAGGATGGATGGAGGAGCCATGGGACAAGGAcaccttatagaatcatagaatagtttgggttggaagggacctctaaaggccatctagtccaacccccctgccatgagcagggacatcttcaactagatcaggtcgctcagagccccgtccaacctgaccttgagtgtttccagggatggggcatccaccacctctctggggaCTGGGGTTGTCCTCTGACACGGGCTGTAGCCAACACAAAACTAACTCCAGAGCTGAGGTGCTGCCACACATTCCTGATGGTTGCGTTAATGAGGCTGTCCTGCTAACGCAGTGAGCGAGGGCTGGTGCTCATGAGACTGGCTGGAGCGCAAAGCCTGCCTTTGCATTTGGTCCGTGGGAGGAAGTTCAGGGTGAAAAACAAACTGATGTGAAGTGTGGGGTGTTCAGTGTGAGACGGCACACACTgacctctgctccctcctctgtAGCTGCTACGTCTTCCCCATGTGTTTGGGACACTCATTACAGCCTTTCCTGGTCCATAGTCCCTGCAAGCCAGAAACAGCCAGCGCCTCGTCTGTGATCCTCTGAGCCCGTGCCTGGTGTGCATGGGCCTTGAGCAAGAAAGATCTTGTAGCGAGGGGGCTTGATGTCTCATGGGGTAGCATGTTCAGAGCTCTCCTGGATGAGGTATCCTTTCCAGCTTGGGCTCGCGTCCCTTCCTTTGCAGTTACACTCTGTCATCTACACAGCCTTGTCTTTTGACTCATGCTTGGCCTGGGCTACCAAGAGGGTGAGAAATAGCTGTGAAGTCCAAATGAAGAAAGACCCGTGCTCCACcttcctgtcccctgccctgcaCTGAATCTGAGGGCTTTGCCAGGCCCTTTTATCCAAATAAAAATTGCCTCTTTGTTTCCATGAGCCCAGGAAAGCAGGCTGGAGTGCAGATTCAGCCCTGCATTGTAGCACAGGTACCAACAAGAGGAGGCAGAAGGTAACTTGTGCTTTTGCCTTTAGGGGCTGCTAGAAGCTGGTGAAGAGCAACTGTGCTTGCGGCGTCGGGGAATTACTGCAGTGTGAGTTTGTTTACGGGCACGTAAGCGTTGTGTGTGCACGTGGGACAGAGGTAAGACTGCACATGGGGctttaatttcactgttttcctgttttctgttgcCTTAGTGCAGTTCTCTCCAGATGCTCCATCAGAAATGTCTTTTGGGAGGAGCTGGGAGCCTGGTAGGGTGCTTTTGCTGTTGTCAAGGGTGGGCAGGTTGCATGGTTGAGCCAGGCTGCTGTGAGAAGAGCTTTTGGCTGATTGGGTATTAATTAGTTTTGGAGTGAAATACGAGGAATGCAAAATACTATTTTAAGCTTCAGCTTggctgaaggaaggaaggaaggaaacgaGGCCCTGGGgattaatgaaattatttcactggtgtttttgTGGGGCAATAAGCCTGAAGTCAGAGTGCTTTTGACTCGCTGTACTCGGCTGAGGTCACAGACTTTCACATCTAATCTCTTTTCAGGGCACTGGCTCGGCAGTTTTATGAGGCTGAGCTTTGGGCAAGCTTCCCAACAGACCCTGGCGAAGGGTCTGAGAGCGGAGCATGAAGCCCCTGGGGTtgtcagctctgccacagcctctTGGGCACCGAACCGGAGCCAGCTGCAGTCTGTGTTGTGCATCTGCACAGCTGCTCCTGCACGATGTGATGGGGGCTTAGCTGCACGCAGCCGAGCAGCTTGATGTTCAGCTGTGGTTGCTAGAGGATGTATATGAAGGAAGTCAGGGGAATCTCTGCTAGGTACGGAGAGGTGCTGCTCTTGTTGGCTGCTTTAGCTTTTTCACCCCTTGCTGTAATCGGGTCATACTGAGGGTGGAAGTGAGGCCAGGGGAACGAGGAGCTGTGAAGTCTGCATTGCGGCTGCCTGAGCTGGATGGCGTTCATGGGTGAGCATAGTGCTTGGATCGCTCGAGCTGTCGCTTCAACATCCTTCAGCAACACTAAAGCAATTTTGAAGTAAATCAATACCCAAGAACTCACTGGGAAAGGCCAagtcaggaaaaaaggaaaggttgaTTACAGGAAAGTGTGATATATATATACAGGGAGAACTAAGTCAGAAAAAGTTCAGCTACTTCAATGTCCAAGTTAAACAAGACACATGTATTAATGAAAATACCCCTTCCGCAGGCTCCTGCACAAAAGTCGGATGTGTCAAGCCCCTGGTTCCGGCTACTACACCCAGGCGTTAGCTGAAAAATGAGGTTCTGCAGCAGCCCCAAGAGGTCACCTCCACAGCTGCAGCGGGGTGAGAGCGGGGGTAGAAATTTGGGCTGGTCACAGTTGTTTGGATGCCTTTCATAGCAGTGCGGTAATATTCTGAGAGCCTTTGCTGGTTAATTGTGTAAATGGGCAAATGCCACAGAAGGCAGGTGTGAGATTTGCCGCTGATATATGGGCAGGGTAGCTAGAGCTGGAAGTGAACCATTGGGTCCTATTAATCTTCTGGTCAAAGCAAAATCCATTCCTCATGTCTATTGTCTACTCTTTTATCCGGTCTTGGTTTTTAAAGCCCCGTGCAACAGCACTTCCAGCCTTCTGCAAAGGAGACTATTCCCATTGCTCATAAATCTACTATCAGGAAGCTGTTTCCAAGATTAAAGCTTAAATGTTTCCCCTCTCTAGTTTCATGCCCCAGCTCCCAATTCCCTCCCTGCCGTAATCACCAGGTCTCAgtctcctcccagcagctggcGGTTCATGTGGACACATGTTGGGGTCTCCAtaccccacaccaagaccccaaAAGCTACCATGCCACGCCTGCCCCAAGAATACCTGTGGTGGGACACTTTGGGAATGGGGTGTGCTCCTCAAATGCTTGTAAATGGCTGAGGCAGGCTTTGGGCAGGCAATTGTGTAATGGCATTTAGAAAAATATCTCTTGCCGTGGTTCCCTCTTGGCTAGTTTAGGAGCTGTTCAGAGCGCTGACTTAGCATTTGGCCCATGGATGGAGTAGTTAAAGGTCGTTATCTGGGCAAGGCCCGTGTGGTTTTGGGACAAGCTGTCGGTGCACTGGAAGTGGATTGGAGTTCAGGGTCTGTTGTGGATATTGTACCACCTATGGCAGGAACAATCCTTCCTGAAACTGCAATGATAAACCATGGTGGTGAGCCCTTGGATCTGCAAAATCTACGTGGTGTGTGGGCAGGGATTTCTAATGGAGGAGGGAGCGAGGGAAGGAAACACACAGGACATCTGGGCTCACGTGGGAGTGAGGGAGCAGTGTGGAATCCTGAGTCTCTTGACTGTGGCACTCAGCCCTTCATTAGTAAAGCTTGGAGAAGACCCCAGGTCTTTTCATCAGACCCTAAAATAAGACGAAGCCAAGGCACCAATCATGGGAGAGGCTGATTTCTTGGCAGAGGCCACTCTGCGTGACGGAAGAGGCAGGATGTGGCTTtccccagcacccctgggcacGGGAGCAGGGGAAGGCCCCAGTTCTCCTATTCTGGGAGCTCAGGAGGGCTTTTCACACCAGCCTTTGATGTCCCTCCCAGCCTTCATTGCCCTCGACCCTGCCATTCCCGCGGCAGCTCCTTGAGTTGGTAGGGGGAAAGGCTTCTGAGAGGGACCCTTCTCTTCTGACCTCCCCTGTCACCTCAAGTCACCCCATCACTTTTCCGTGCAAGTTGGCTAATCCCCCCTGGCTCCATCCTCTGTTGTGACTTCAGGGGAGTTGAGGATCTGGACAGGAAAGGTGCTTGCCTTCAGCCCTGTAGCTGGCCTCTTCTAATGCCCTGTACCACCAGATAAAATCTTTTGTAcgttttttatttttacatgaaaaagcaaCACTGAGATTTCCTCCTGACATTTAACTCAGTCAGTAAGTGACAAACCGAATAAACATTCCTGTTTCACTGGGACAAGGGCTCCAAGATCCTGCTGTGACTAAAATGTTTCATCATTTCCGAAGTGAAATGTTTCAgttagaaaaaataagaaaagaagaagaactgaaaatgacatgtttcaatgtttttctaattattttccccattttggCTGAAGCTATTAGTAAAATTTGGCCCCACTTCACAAATAGTTTTGGAACCTTCCAAAACTTCTATTTTGGTGACTTTTCCCGTCACTGATGAATAACAGTTTGATCTCTGCCCTGCTCGCCAGCGCAGTGTGTGTTCCCATTCGCCCCTAGGCGCGTTCAGGTTTGTTGCTGGGACCTGCTTTGGCACCCCAGCGCCGTGACTCCCGCAGCTGCCTGGCTGCACAGCCGCCTGCCTTCCCCCAGGCAGACTGGGGCTGCCTCTACCCTTTCCCGTGCTGGATGTATGTCGAAATGCGCGTGTGTTGGGTGTTCTTGCGTGCTCAGGCCATAAGACTCTCGCTCATCTGTGTGTGTCTTTTATGTGTGGATGGAGCCTCGGTGCCACACGGTGATGGAGCAGGATCTTTTTTGCAAGGCCGATCCCATGCTATCCTACCAGTTGCACCCCATGACATACCTGGGCTGATCCTCCGTGCCAAGTTCCTCCCAGTCGCTGGCACAACATGTTTGTTGGATTCCAGGTGAGCAATGTTTTTCTCCCCGAAACCCGGCTGCTATGACCGTGTTgcctctgcagctcagcagcagtcCTGGAGATGAGCTGGGGCGCTTGCAAACTGAGGAACGGCGAACAAGCTGGGATCTTCGCTGTTGCCTCTGTGCTCGTGCCTGCTCTCCCTGCATGAGTCAGAGAGGAACAacatctgttgattttttttttagggtcaCAGATGGCTTTGTTTAGCTTGTTAATTGTGATAGCATGGCCTGTGACTGACACATGGCTGCTTTCAGCGGTGGGTACTGAGGCTCAGAAACAAAAGGCTAAAGCATGTTCTTCTGTTGGGCAGTTTTGGACCTTACCTCACCTCAGCCATGGTTCACTCCATGCAGTGGCCCAGGGAACTGCCCTGCTCAAGGATGGTTGTTGCTCCCGGGCTAGTGGAGAGGCGGCAGAGCCTCGTCCCTCTCCTTGTGCACTGCTCAGCCTCaggaggagggctctgcagcACCATCTAAAAGCACAGTGCTTTTGAGAGCTCCCTTATGTTGAATTTTGGAGCCGGTTGCTTCTTAGCTTCCTTTTGTACCCTTTTGTTCACCTTTTTTCCTGAGGCACCTGAATGAAGGGGCTGCTTTGAATCGCCTCTCTCCTGATGCCTTCTGCATATGAGTTGGTTGTTGAGCCTGTAACTGCGGACAAGCAGATACTGCTAAAGATAAGCAGGGTGGGTCACTCATGCTGTTTCCTTCACTCACTCAGTCCTCTTCAGCATCCTGCTGGAAATACGGATTTGCAAGAAAACAACTGCAACTTCATttagttttggaaaaataaaatctcagttcTAGTTCTATCCAAAGCCCTTCCTAGCATCTGATTTTTTGCAGACTAAggtagatgtattttttttcttcctcctcctgactAAAAGGTAGAGAGGACTGATGCAATGTCATCTAAACTTGGAACAGCCTATGCTGCAGCAGCTGATGAGGTTTTGCAAAATTAGAACCATCCCCAGTTTTCCCCTGTCTCTTGGTATGATGGTGTGCCAGTTTTTCATCCTGTCTTTGTTCTGGAGGACTCACCATATGCCTTAAAAAAACAAGTATTGGAGGCAGTTGCCCCTGCCTGCCTTGAGTGAGAGAGACTCCTGTGAGTGTCAAGGACCTTGCCCAGCTGATGGGGGGGTCCCCTTTGTCTTAAGGGATTTGTAGCCAGATGGTTTCATTGCTGTGCCACGCCAGGCTGCTCAGAGGTGCCTCGGGGGGGATCACACTAGCGCAGTGACTGCAGCATTCCTGCGCCAGTCGCTTGCATTCAGCTCAACTGCTGAGCACGCGCTTGGCCAGTATCACTAACTTAGAGGCTAGCTCAGCCCTTTCGTGAAAGAGGCAGCCGTCCCTATACTGTGGACATGGTCCCATGCAAATGAGTGGGAAAAGAGGCAAAGGAACAGGCAGTATTGTCCCCAGaaaattttactgcttttgaGATGGAAAGATGTCACTTCACTCTTCCTTCTCACAGCACAAGGGAGAGAGAGTGAACCAGCTTTGGTTTAGCAGTCCTAATAAATATCATATGTGAGCTTCAGGGTGCTTATACAGGACAAACCATCCCTTCTGGGTTT encodes:
- the DUS3L gene encoding tRNA-dihydrouridine(47) synthase [NAD(P)(+)]-like encodes the protein MAAAAAVAAGVAPVRARFLASKEQFHAYLRARGEPGGRVDGRGKEEEDEDEVEEKEEEEEVGSCQNEPPAKRVRSEDLGQDGERREDAGAAEKEPAERKRARGQNKSRPCMKPNHYEQRRLCPSVTQGCAEKCYFGSQCRFLHDIGEYMAVKPADLGRSCVLFETFGKCIYGVTCRFAQAHLGDGYQNIVNTDLAKQWEGKSLVRNNLSKDLQHQLRKRKFLFKKADEYLRGLAKPHGNGGKGGKATGRSTEEQEVSNCTTPQEGLGDSPGCPVLPEQGEDPKPDTLQSPGPTGGEEASPVKTVGPVTDEDIIKLRSCEKKKLEIQGKLYLAPLTTCGNLPFRRICKRFGADVTCGEMAVCTNLLQGQSSEWALLKRHHTEDIFGVQLEGAFPDTMTKCAELLNQTIEVDFVDINVGCPIDLVYKKGGGCALMTRSNKFEQIVRGMNSVLDVPLTVKIRTGVQEKINVAHKIIPKIREWGASMVTLHGRSREQRYTRGADWDYIAECAKIASPMPLFGNGDILSYEDANRAMQMGVSGIMIARGALIKPWLFTEIKEQRHWDISSSERFDILKDFTNYGLEHWGSDTQGVEKTRKFLLEWLSFLCRYIPVGLLEHLPQKINERPPYYMGRDYLETLMASQNVDDWIKISELLLGPVPTSFTFLPKHKANSYR